In Mus pahari chromosome 12, PAHARI_EIJ_v1.1, whole genome shotgun sequence, the genomic window gccctccctccctccctttctctatctAAACTCTTCCCTCTGTCTGGCTCTgatctccccacctcacccctgtcTTGCTTGGCCATCCTTCTTTTCTGCCTCCCCTGTCCGCATGGCCTTTCTTACAGGGGAGCCTCCACCTCGCCCACCTCAGCCTGCCATCTTCACTCAGAGTAAGTGGGGCTGTTCAGGATGCCTtggcccccgcccccgccccctctctcttctctctcctctcctggaaGGTACAGAGCCCTGGCGGGAGGCTGTGTGGAGGGGAAAGCGGGTGTGTGCTGTGAGCTCTAGCTGCTGGACTGGCCCAGCATGCCTTCCTCCCTCATCTTTGCCCTCAAAGCCTGGCTTCCTCCTGCTCTGCTGTCGCTTGGCCCAGCCTCACGCTGCAGTGGGCGAGGTTTGGGATGTGGTGGGAGCTCAGTCCTGCGAGGAAGGCTCCTGTTGGCTCGTGCCTGCTGTAATGGTGTGCTACTGTACGGGTGGGGAGAGAGATGACTCACCAGGGGCAAAGAGCAGGACTCTTGTGTTAGAAACAAACCTCAGAGACAGGTATAAATGGCGTGTTGCCTGCTCTAGCTTAGGCAGGATTGGGGGTCTTTCCAGCCCACACTGAAGCCTGGAGTTTGTCAGAGAAGGCGCTGTCCTGTTTGAGTAGGGTCAGGTATGCTCTCGGCAGCAGGGCTACCTGGAGGGGCCTTGGCGCGGCACAGTTGTGGGGGGACACTTGGCTGGGGGAGTTGGCAGTGGGCAGTTGTGGGGGGACACTTGGCTTTCTTTCTCCACACTTTTACCTCCCCTGTTCCCCATTCATATCTGACACCATCTCCCTGTTGGGGTCCCCCTTTTTATCACAGAGCCAACATACGACCCAGTGAGTGAGGACCCAGATCCCCTGTCCAGCGACTTCAAGAGGTTTGGCTTGAGGAAGCCAGCCCTGCCCCGAGGGCTGTGGCTGGCAAAGCCCTCAGCCCGAGTGCCGGGCACCAAGGCAAGCCGTGGCAGTGGGGGTGAGGTCACACTCATCGACTTCGGTGAGGAGCCCGTGGTCCCGAACCCACGGCCCTGTGCACCCTCCTTGGCACAGTTGGCCATGGATGCCTGCTCCTTGCTGGACAAGACACCACCACAGAGCCCCACACGGGCACTGCCACGACCTTTACACCCCACACCTGTGGTAGACTGGGACGCTCGCCCGCTGCCTCCGCCCCCTGCCTATGACGACGTGGCCCAAGATGAGGATGACTTTGAGGTCTGCTCCATCAACAACACGCTAGTGGGTGCAGGCCTCCCCGCCGGGCCTCGCCACGGCGAGACCAATTACGCCTTTGTACCCGAGCAGGCGCAGATGCCCCCTGCCCTGGAGGATAACCTGTTCCTTCCACCCCAGGGTGGAGGCAAGCCGCCCAGCTCAGTGCAGACTGCGGAGATTTTCCAGGCACTGCAGCAGGAGTGTATGCGGCAGCTACAGGTCCCCACTGGCCAACTgaccccctcccctaccccaggAGGTGATGACAAGCCCCAGGTGCCACCCCGGGTACCTATCCCCCCTCGGCCCACACGTCCACGTGTGGAGCTATCTCCAGCTCCCTCAGGTGAGGAAGAGACAAGCCAATGGCCTGGACCCGCCTCACCTCCCCGAGTGCCTCCCCGGGAACCCCTGTCTCCTCAAGGTTCAAGGACCCCAAGCCCCCTAGTGCCACCTGGCAGCTCTCCACTACCACACCGGCTCTCTAGCTCACCTGGCAAGACCATGCCAACCACCCAAAGCTTTGCTTCAGACCCTAAGTATGCCACCCCACAAGTGATCCAGGCTCCGGGCCCACGGGCAGGCCCCTGCATCCTGCCCATTGTCCGCGATGGCAGGAAGGTCAGCAGCACTCATTACTACCTGCTGCCCGAGCGCCCTCCTTACCTGGAGCGCTATCAGCGCTTCCTGCGGGAGGCCCAGAGCCCTGAAGAGCCTGCCGCCCTGCCTGTGCCCCCGCTGCTGCCCCCGCCCAGTACTCCGGCCCCTGCCGCCCCCACTGCCACCGTCAGACCTATGCCTCAGGCCGCCCCAGATCCAAAGGCCAACTTCTCCACCAATAACAGCAACCCAGGGGCGCGGCCACCATCCCTGAGGGCCACTGCTCGGCTGCCACAGAGAGGCTGCCCAGGGGACGGGCAAGAGGCTGCTCGGCCAGCAGACAAGCTCCAGATGGTGAGTGCCAGGCCCTCTTCAGGGTGTGCAGGGCAGGGGTCTGAGGGACCCAGAGGAATGGGCCCAAGTGGTGCTAATGGGTGGGTGTGCCCAGCTGCAGGCCATGGTGCATGGGGTGACCACAGAGGAGTGCCAGGCGGCCCTGCAGAGCCACAGCTGGAGTGTTCAGAGGGCTGCCCAGTATCTGAAGGTACCATCacttcctgcctgccctggcaTTCAGGGGCCCTGAAAGCTGGTTCTGCTCTACCTCACCCTACCCTCTggctctgtgtcctgtgtccatTCTATTCTGGTAACCTTGGCTCCAGCGTGTCTCATGGCAGCATCACTCTCTGCCCCTCAGGTGGAGCAGCTCTTTGGGCTGGGTCTTCGGCCACGGGTGGAGTGCCACAAAGTCCTAGAGATGTTCGACTGGAACCTAGAGCAAGCCGGCTGTCACCTTCTGGGTTCCTGTGGCCCTGCCCACCACAAGTGAGTGAGTTACACTCtgctccacctctgtctcccagggaAAAGCCCACTTACCTCTGAAAGGCCACATGTCGCCAGGGGGTCCCCAGCTGGTAGGAGAGAGACGCTTGGTTTTTCTCGTGAGTCTTGATGAATGAAAGGCAGCAGGGGCTGTGGGTGAAGGAGGCTGGCTTCCCTAGCTCCTCTGCCGCTGCCCAGGTGCCTCACAGAGCAGCATTTAGTCCCGattacccacacacatacatagatgtaATTGTTTTACCTCTGTTATATT contains:
- the Tnk2 gene encoding activated CDC42 kinase 1 isoform X9, encoding MQPEEGTGWLLELLSEVQLQQYFLRLRDDLNITRLSHFEYVKNEDLEKIGMGRPGQRRLWEAVKRRKAMCKRKSWMSKVFSGKRLEAEFPSQHSQSTFRKPSPTPGGLPGEGTLQSLTCLIGEKDLRLLEKLGDGSFGVVRRGEWDAPAGKTVSVAVKCLKPDVLSQPEAMDDFIREVNAMHSLDHRNLIRLYGVVLTPPMKMVTELAPLGSLLDRLRKHQGHFLLGTLSRYAVQVAEGMGYLESKRFIHRDLAARNLLLATRDLVKIGDFGLMRALPQNDDHYVMQEHRKVPFAWCAPESLKTRTFSHASDTWMFGVTLWEMFTYGQEPWIGLNGSQILHKIDKEGERLPRPEDCPQDIYNVMVQCWAHKPEDRPTFVALRDFLLEAQPTDMRALQDFEEPDKLHIQMNDVITVIEGRAENYWWRGQNTRTLCVGPFPRNVVTSVAGLSAQDISQPLQNSFIHTGHGDSDPRHCWGFPDRIDELYLGNPMDPPDLLSVDLNTSRPTQHLGRVKREPPPRPPQPAIFTQKPTYDPVSEDPDPLSSDFKRFGLRKPALPRGLWLAKPSARVPGTKASRGSGGEVTLIDFGEEPVVPNPRPCAPSLAQLAMDACSLLDKTPPQSPTRALPRPLHPTPVVDWDARPLPPPPAYDDVAQDEDDFEVCSINNTLVGAGLPAGPRHGETNYAFVPEQAQMPPALEDNLFLPPQGGGKPPSSVQTAEIFQALQQECMRQLQVPTGQLTPSPTPGGDDKPQVPPRVPIPPRPTRPRVELSPAPSGEEETSQWPGPASPPRVPPREPLSPQGSRTPSPLVPPGSSPLPHRLSSSPGKTMPTTQSFASDPKYATPQVIQAPGPRAGPCILPIVRDGRKVSSTHYYLLPERPPYLERYQRFLREAQSPEEPAALPVPPLLPPPSTPAPAAPTATVRPMPQAAPDPKANFSTNNSNPGARPPSLRATARLPQRGCPGDGQEAARPADKLQMLQAMVHGVTTEECQAALQSHSWSVQRAAQYLKVEQLFGLGLRPRVECHKVLEMFDWNLEQAGCHLLGSCGPAHHKR
- the Tnk2 gene encoding activated CDC42 kinase 1 isoform X1; the protein is MPAARRFPGLELSFPLLARLRRRLYTRLGSSSMQPEEGTGWLLELLSEVQLQQYFLRLRDDLNITRLSHFEYVKNEDLEKIGMGRPGQRRLWEAVKRRKAMCKRKSWMSKVFSGKRLEAEFPSQHSQSTFRKPSPTPGGLPGEGTLQSLTCLIGEKDLRLLEKLGDGSFGVVRRGEWDAPAGKTVSVAVKCLKPDVLSQPEAMDDFIREVNAMHSLDHRNLIRLYGVVLTPPMKMVTELAPLGSLLDRLRKHQGHFLLGTLSRYAVQVAEGMGYLESKRFIHRDLAARNLLLATRDLVKIGDFGLMRALPQNDDHYVMQEHRKVPFAWCAPESLKTRTFSHASDTWMFGVTLWEMFTYGQEPWIGLNGSQILHKIDKEGERLPRPEDCPQDIYNVMVQCWAHKPEDRPTFVALRDFLLEAQPTDMRALQDFEEPDKLHIQMNDVITVIEGRAENYWWRGQNTRTLCVGPFPRNVVTSVAGLSAQDISQPLQNSFIHTGHGDSDPRHCWGFPDRIDELYLGNPMDPPDLLSVDLNTSRPTQHLGRVKREPPPRPPQPAIFTQSKWGCSGCLGPRPRPLSLLSPLLEEPTYDPVSEDPDPLSSDFKRFGLRKPALPRGLWLAKPSARVPGTKASRGSGGEVTLIDFGEEPVVPNPRPCAPSLAQLAMDACSLLDKTPPQSPTRALPRPLHPTPVVDWDARPLPPPPAYDDVAQDEDDFEVCSINNTLVGAGLPAGPRHGETNYAFVPEQAQMPPALEDNLFLPPQGGGKPPSSVQTAEIFQALQQECMRQLQVPTGQLTPSPTPGGDDKPQVPPRVPIPPRPTRPRVELSPAPSGEEETSQWPGPASPPRVPPREPLSPQGSRTPSPLVPPGSSPLPHRLSSSPGKTMPTTQSFASDPKYATPQVIQAPGPRAGPCILPIVRDGRKVSSTHYYLLPERPPYLERYQRFLREAQSPEEPAALPVPPLLPPPSTPAPAAPTATVRPMPQAAPDPKANFSTNNSNPGARPPSLRATARLPQRGCPGDGQEAARPADKLQMLQAMVHGVTTEECQAALQSHSWSVQRAAQYLKVEQLFGLGLRPRVECHKVLEMFDWNLEQAGCHLLGSCGPAHHKR
- the Tnk2 gene encoding activated CDC42 kinase 1 isoform X3, giving the protein MGERSTYQRLARGEEGLQRLGSSSMQPEEGTGWLLELLSEVQLQQYFLRLRDDLNITRLSHFEYVKNEDLEKIGMGRPGQRRLWEAVKRRKAMCKRKSWMSKVFSGKRLEAEFPSQHSQSTFRKPSPTPGGLPGEGTLQSLTCLIGEKDLRLLEKLGDGSFGVVRRGEWDAPAGKTVSVAVKCLKPDVLSQPEAMDDFIREVNAMHSLDHRNLIRLYGVVLTPPMKMVTELAPLGSLLDRLRKHQGHFLLGTLSRYAVQVAEGMGYLESKRFIHRDLAARNLLLATRDLVKIGDFGLMRALPQNDDHYVMQEHRKVPFAWCAPESLKTRTFSHASDTWMFGVTLWEMFTYGQEPWIGLNGSQILHKIDKEGERLPRPEDCPQDIYNVMVQCWAHKPEDRPTFVALRDFLLEAQPTDMRALQDFEEPDKLHIQMNDVITVIEGRAENYWWRGQNTRTLCVGPFPRNVVTSVAGLSAQDISQPLQNSFIHTGHGDSDPRHCWGFPDRIDELYLGNPMDPPDLLSVDLNTSRPTQHLGRVKREPPPRPPQPAIFTQSKWGCSGCLGPRPRPLSLLSPLLEEPTYDPVSEDPDPLSSDFKRFGLRKPALPRGLWLAKPSARVPGTKASRGSGGEVTLIDFGEEPVVPNPRPCAPSLAQLAMDACSLLDKTPPQSPTRALPRPLHPTPVVDWDARPLPPPPAYDDVAQDEDDFEVCSINNTLVGAGLPAGPRHGETNYAFVPEQAQMPPALEDNLFLPPQGGGKPPSSVQTAEIFQALQQECMRQLQVPTGQLTPSPTPGGDDKPQVPPRVPIPPRPTRPRVELSPAPSGEEETSQWPGPASPPRVPPREPLSPQGSRTPSPLVPPGSSPLPHRLSSSPGKTMPTTQSFASDPKYATPQVIQAPGPRAGPCILPIVRDGRKVSSTHYYLLPERPPYLERYQRFLREAQSPEEPAALPVPPLLPPPSTPAPAAPTATVRPMPQAAPDPKANFSTNNSNPGARPPSLRATARLPQRGCPGDGQEAARPADKLQMLQAMVHGVTTEECQAALQSHSWSVQRAAQYLKVEQLFGLGLRPRVECHKVLEMFDWNLEQAGCHLLGSCGPAHHKR
- the Tnk2 gene encoding activated CDC42 kinase 1 isoform X2; amino-acid sequence: MPAARRFPGLELSFPLLARLRRRLYTRLGSSSMQPEEGTGWLLELLSEVQLQQYFLRLRDDLNITRLSHFEYVKNEDLEKIGMGRPGQRRLWEAVKRRKAMCKRKSWMSKVFSGKRLEAEFPSQHSQSTFRKPSPTPGGLPGEGTLQSLTCLIGEKDLRLLEKLGDGSFGVVRRGEWDAPAGKTVSVAVKCLKPDVLSQPEAMDDFIREVNAMHSLDHRNLIRLYGVVLTPPMKMVTELAPLGSLLDRLRKHQGHFLLGTLSRYAVQVAEGMGYLESKRFIHRDLAARNLLLATRDLVKIGDFGLMRALPQNDDHYVMQEHRKVPFAWCAPESLKTRTFSHASDTWMFGVTLWEMFTYGQEPWIGLNGSQILHKIDKEGERLPRPEDCPQDIYNVMVQCWAHKPEDRPTFVALRDFLLEAQPTDMRALQDFEEPDKLHIQMNDVITVIEGRAENYWWRGQNTRTLCVGPFPRNVVTSVAGLSAQDISQPLQNSFIHTGHGDSDPRHCWGFPDRIDELYLGNPMDPPDLLSVDLNTSRPTQHLGRVKREPPPRPPQPAIFTQSKWGCSGCLGPRPRPLSLLSPLLEEPTYDPVSEDPDPLSSDFKRFGLRKPALPRGLWLAKPSARVPGTKASRGSGGEVTLIDFGEEPVVPNPRPCAPSLAQLAMDACSLLDKTPPQSPTRALPRPLHPTPVVDWDARPLPPPPAYDDVAQDEDDFEVCSINNTLVGAGLPAGPRHGETNYAFVPEQAQMPPALEDNLFLPPQGGGKPPSSVQTAEIFQALQQECMRQLQVPTGQLTPSPTPGGDDKPQVPPRVPIPPRPTRPRVELSPAPSGEEETSQWPGPASPPRVPPREPLSPQGSRTPSPLVPPGSSPLPHRLSSSPGKTMPTTQSFASDPKYATPQVIQAPGPRAGPCILPIVRDGRKVSSTHYYLLPERPPYLERYQRFLREAQSPEEPAALPVPPLLPPPSTPAPAAPTATVRPMPQAAPDPKANFSTNNSNPGARPPSLRATARLPQRGCPGDGQEAARPADKLQMLQAMVHGVTTEECQAALQSHSWSVQRAAQYLKVEQLFGLGLRPRVECHKVLEMFDWNLEQAGCHLLGSCGPAHHK
- the Tnk2 gene encoding activated CDC42 kinase 1 isoform X6 — encoded protein: MQPEEGTGWLLELLSEVQLQQYFLRLRDDLNITRLSHFEYVKNEDLEKIGMGRPGQRRLWEAVKRRKAMCKRKSWMSKVFSGKRLEAEFPSQHSQSTFRKPSPTPGGLPGEGTLQSLTCLIGEKDLRLLEKLGDGSFGVVRRGEWDAPAGKTVSVAVKCLKPDVLSQPEAMDDFIREVNAMHSLDHRNLIRLYGVVLTPPMKMVTELAPLGSLLDRLRKHQGHFLLGTLSRYAVQVAEGMGYLESKRFIHRDLAARNLLLATRDLVKIGDFGLMRALPQNDDHYVMQEHRKVPFAWCAPESLKTRTFSHASDTWMFGVTLWEMFTYGQEPWIGLNGSQILHKIDKEGERLPRPEDCPQDIYNVMVQCWAHKPEDRPTFVALRDFLLEAQPTDMRALQDFEEPDKLHIQMNDVITVIEGRAENYWWRGQNTRTLCVGPFPRNVVTSVAGLSAQDISQPLQNSFIHTGHGDSDPRHCWGFPDRIDELYLGNPMDPPDLLSVDLNTSRPTQHLGRVKREPPPRPPQPAIFTQSKWGCSGCLGPRPRPLSLLSPLLEEPTYDPVSEDPDPLSSDFKRFGLRKPALPRGLWLAKPSARVPGTKASRGSGGEVTLIDFGEEPVVPNPRPCAPSLAQLAMDACSLLDKTPPQSPTRALPRPLHPTPVVDWDARPLPPPPAYDDVAQDEDDFEVCSINNTLVGAGLPAGPRHGETNYAFVPEQAQMPPALEDNLFLPPQGGGKPPSSVQTAEIFQALQQECMRQLQVPTGQLTPSPTPGGDDKPQVPPRVPIPPRPTRPRVELSPAPSGEEETSQWPGPASPPRVPPREPLSPQGSRTPSPLVPPGSSPLPHRLSSSPGKTMPTTQSFASDPKYATPQVIQAPGPRAGPCILPIVRDGRKVSSTHYYLLPERPPYLERYQRFLREAQSPEEPAALPVPPLLPPPSTPAPAAPTATVRPMPQAAPDPKANFSTNNSNPGARPPSLRATARLPQRGCPGDGQEAARPADKLQMLQAMVHGVTTEECQAALQSHSWSVQRAAQYLKVEQLFGLGLRPRVECHKVLEMFDWNLEQAGCHLLGSCGPAHHKR